In the Nerophis ophidion isolate RoL-2023_Sa linkage group LG01, RoL_Noph_v1.0, whole genome shotgun sequence genome, one interval contains:
- the atxn2 gene encoding ataxin-2 isoform X2 produces the protein MSMKAGGNRSKPGGGNAAGAGGSGGGRQNLGRGRHSGKGPAAVIFNGVYANMRMVHVLTSVVGTRCELKVKNGTVYEGVFKTYGPECDLVLDAAHRKNLEPSAGPRKEDIVESIVFKASDVVVVSFKDVDLNFARKVSSDTEPKGVSLRVSDNFTDTAVSGRINGEHKEKDLEPWDGGETHNSDSLESLDTDVSNGWDPNDMFKYNEEKYGVLSTYDSSLSTYTVPLERDNSEEFLKREARAAQLAEEIEASSTYKARVALENDERSEEEKFTAVVRGEREMHTLSRENKYIPPGQRNREAMSWGPGRQNSPRLTPNSAGPAPPRAGLHDYSLSPGADQRVVNGGSSHWPSPCPSPSSRSLPRYQPGPSSLPPRAATPTRPPSRPPSRPSRPLSHSSHPSYPSSSSPFPHHGPTSPASTLPKRMSSEGPSRMSPKSQRTPRAHRVPPSRTTGIPPGVDLISHNSPGDLPVTSSNRGNSSGGTWSSVVSGAHRPRSPRQNSMVGASPSSASPQTGTAPVDTFATPRSASSPTAASSAPSMVAGDIKESRVQETRQTSPKANKDNMKDSSTSVNRPVCKGPPSFAPDHRKQLDNLKKFSEDFRLQSSSNSDPASDNMITKPSRDPAAKLADSPLDKSSIVSPEDHSDSAPSTGTINTSKPGSPAALSPSPSGPDQKRVGLDVTSQGVQTTAMSTFGGPKHEEKEDKKEAVQDQVRKSTLNPNANEFKPRFNTQPKPANTPTPPRPQGQPSPSIVVQQPPTVYSQTMCFPQMYPLTPVSPGVQKSIIWKSPAMYQVQMPHMTVNQTKPYRPGKVPNMNQQRTDQHHPPGTPIMHPATAAGPPIITQNPAYSAQYFTCSPQQFASQPLVQQMPHYQSQAQHVFSPVMQGSARMMAPHAHGQPTLVSSSTTQYPEQTHTMYVSSCPMPQQYTHPSATLHPHPQHPQPSATPTGQGQQGGPPQHGGPPNHPAASPVQHPQHPQAAAAAAAAAQALHLANQPQQQMYSALAPTPPSMTPGPNPQSPQASFPSAQQTVYIHPQQVQHGYNPNHMAHVQQAHMQSGMVPSHHPASAHPQMMLMATQGPPGGPQAPMAQTALNHIPVSSTTHFSYLAHPQVQAHHQQQL, from the exons GGGAAGACACAGTGGTAAAGGTCCTGCAGCG GTTATTTTCAATGGAGTTTATGCAAACATGAGGATGGTCCATGTCTTGACATCTGTTGTG GGCACCAGGTGTGAACTGAAGGTGAAAAATGGAACGGTCTATGAAGGAGTCTTCAAAACTTACGGTCCAGAG TGCGACCTGGTATTAGACGCAGCCCACAGAAAGAACCTAGAGCCGAGTGCGGGCCCCAGAAAAGAAGACATTGTAGAGAGCATCGTTTTCAAGGCTTCCGATGTCGTCGTCGTGTCCTTCAAAGACGTCGACCTTAACTTTGCCAGGAAAG TTTCCTCTGACACAG AGCCTAAAGGTGTATCCTTGCGTGTCTCAGATAACTTCACAGACACCGCAGTGAGCGGCAGAATCAATGGCGAGCACAAAGAGAAAGATCTGGAGCCCTGGGATGGTGGAGAGACCCACAATTCTGACAGCCTCGAGTCTCTGGATACTGATGTG tCAAATGGGTGGGACCCCAATGATATGTTCAAGTACAACGAGGAGAAGTATGGGGTTTTGTCAACTTATGACAGCAGCCTGTCCACATATAC GGTCCCACTAGAGCGTGATAACTCTGAGGAATTCCTGAAGAGGGAAGCTCGAGCTGCCCAGCTGGCTGAGGAAATAGAAGCCAGCTCCACATACAAGGCCCGCGTGGCGCTGGAGAACGACGAACGGTCCGAGGAGGAGAAGTTTACCGCCGTCGTCCGAGGGGAAAGAGAGATGCACACGTTGAGCAG GGAGAACAAGTACATTCCCCCAGGGCAGAGAAACAGGGAGGCAATGTCATGGGGGCCCGGACGGCAGAATTCGCCACGCCTGACTCCGAACTCAGCTGGACCTGCACCCCCTCGAGCGGGATTGCACGACTATAGTCTAAGCCCAGGCGCCGACCAGAGGGTGGTAAATGGAG GTTCATCCCATTGGCCCTCACCCTGTCCATCCCCTTCCTCCCGCTCCCTCCCTCGTTACCAGCCCGGCCCTTCCTCTTTGCCTCCTCGGGCAGCCACGCCCACCAGGCCACCCTCCAGACCCCCTTCTCGACCTTCCAGGCCTTTATCTCATTCATCCCACCCCTCCTATCCCTCTTCCTCGTCTCCCTTTCCCCACCATGGGCCGACATCGCCGGCCTCCACTCTGCCCAAACGCATGTCTTCAGAAG GTCCATCAAGGATGTCCCCCAAATCCCAAAGGACGCCCCGTGCTCACAGAGTGCCTCCCAGCAGGACCACAGGAATACCACCAGGAGTGGATCTAATATCCCACAATTCCCCAGGAGATCTCCCAGTGACTTCATCCAACAGAGGAAACTCCTCAGGAGGAACGTGGTCTTCTGTAGTTAGTGGAG CTCACAGACCGCGCTCCCCTCGTCAGAACAGCATGGTCGGAGCGTCCCCTTCCTCCGCATCCCCACAGACAGGAACAGCTCCTGTGGACACTTTTGCCACGCCGAGGTCCGCGTCCTCCCCGACTGCTGCTAGTTCTGCCCCCAGCATGGTTGCTGGAGATA TAAAAGAGAGTCGCGTCCAGGAGACGAGACAGACGTCCCCCAAAGCCAACAAAGACAACATGAAGGATAGTTCAACCAGTGTCAACAGACCAGTGTGTAAAG GTCCTCCCTCTTTCGCACCTGACCACAGAAAACAACTAGACAATTTAAAGAAATTTAGTGAAGATTTTAGG TTGCAGTCTAGTTCCAACTCAGACCCTGCCTCTGACAACATGATCACAAAGCCTTCAAGAGATCCCGCGGCCAAGCTTGCAGACTCCCCCTTGGACAAATCCTCCATAGTGAGCCCCGAAGACCATAGCGACTCCGCCCCGTCCACCGGCACCATCAATACGAGTAAGCCCGGCAGCCCCGCCGCGCTGTCCCCGTCTCCTTCAGGCCCAGATCAGAAGAGGGTTGGGCTGGATGTGACGTCGCAAGGGGTTCAGACAACGGCCATGTCCACATTTGGCGGGCCCAAGCATGAAGAAAAGGAGGACAAAAAGGAGGCGGTGCAAGA TCAAGTGAGGAAGTCAACCTTAAACCCCAACGCTAATGAGTTCAAGCCAAGGTTTAACACACAG CCTAAACCAGCAAACACCCCAACACCACCCCGGCCCCAAGGTCAGCCAAGCCCCTCCATAGTGGTCCAGCAGCCCCCCACCGTCTACAGTCAGACAATGTGCTTCCCCCAGATGTATCCTCTCACACCAGTTAGTCCCGGCGTGCAG AAAAGCATAATATGGAAg TCTCCAGCAATGTACCAGGTCCAGATGCCTCACATGACTGTAAACCAGACCAAACCATACAGACCAGGTAAAG TACCCAACATGAACCAGCAGAGGACAGACCAGCATCACCCACCAGGCACACCCATCATGCACCCTGCTACAGCAGCAGGTCCACCAATCATCACGCAGAACCCCGCCTACTCTGCCCAGTACTTTACCTGCAGCCCGCAGCAGTTTGCCAGTCAGCCGCTGGTCCAGCAGATGCCGCACTACCAGTCACAG GCGCAGCATGTGTTCAGTCCCGTAATGCAAGGCAGTGCCCGCATGATGGCGCCGCACGCACACGGCCAACCCACCTTGGTGTCCTCCTCAACCACACAGTACCCAGAGCAGACACACACCATGTATG TGTCTTCTTGCCCCATGCCCCAGCAGTACACCCACCCCAGTGCCACGTTGCACCCTCACCCTCAGCACCCTCAGCCCTCTGCCACGCCCACAGGCCAAGGTCAGCAAGGGGGGCCGCCTCAGCATGGAGGTCCCCCCAACCACCCTGCCGCCAGCCCAGTCCAGCACCCGCAGCACCCTCAGGCGGCAGCAG CAGCAGCAGCTGCCGCCCAGGCCCTCCACCTCGCCAACCAGCCTCAGCAGCAGATGTACTCCGCTCTAGCCCCCACGCCTCCATCCATGACCCCGGGCCCCAACCCCCAGTCACCACAGGCGTCTTTCCCCTCTGCCCAGCAGACCGTCTACATCCACCCTCAGCAAGTGCAGCATGGCTATAATCCCAACCACATGGCTCATGTGCAGCAG
- the atxn2 gene encoding ataxin-2 isoform X11, with translation MSMKAGGNRSKPGGGNAAGAGGSGGGRQNLGRGRHSGKGPAAVIFNGVYANMRMVHVLTSVVGTRCELKVKNGTVYEGVFKTYGPECDLVLDAAHRKNLEPSAGPRKEDIVESIVFKASDVVVVSFKDVDLNFARKVSSDTEPKGVSLRVSDNFTDTAVSGRINGEHKEKDLEPWDGGETHNSDSLESLDTDVSNGWDPNDMFKYNEEKYGVLSTYDSSLSTYTVPLERDNSEEFLKREARAAQLAEEIEASSTYKARVALENDERSEEEKFTAVVRGEREMHTLSRENKYIPPGQRNREAMSWGPGRQNSPRLTPNSAGPAPPRAGLHDYSLSPGADQRVVNGGSSHWPSPCPSPSSRSLPRYQPGPSSLPPRAATPTRPPSRPPSRPSRPLSHSSHPSYPSSSSPFPHHGPTSPASTLPKRMSSEGPSRMSPKSQRTPRAHRVPPSRTTGIPPGVDLISHNSPGDLPVTSSNRGNSSGGTWSSVVSGAHRPRSPRQNSMVGASPSSASPQTGTAPVDTFATPRSASSPTAASSAPSMVAGDIKESRVQETRQTSPKANKDNMKDSSTSVNRPVCKGPPSFAPDHRKQLDNLKKFSEDFRLQSSSNSDPASDNMITKPSRDPAAKLADSPLDKSSIVSPEDHSDSAPSTGTINTSKPGSPAALSPSPSGPDQKRVGLDVTSQGVQTTAMSTFGGPKHEEKEDKKEAVQDQVRKSTLNPNANEFKPRFNTQQPKPANTPTPPRPQGQPSPSIVVQQPPTVYSQTMCFPQMYPLTPVSPGVQKSIIWKSPAMYQVQMPHMTVNQTKPYRPGKVPNMNQQRTDQHHPPGTPIMHPATAAGPPIITQNPAYSAQYFTCSPQQFASQPLVQQMPHYQSQAQHVFSPVMQGSARMMAPHAHGQPTLVSSSTTQYPEQTHTMYVSSCPMPQQYTHPSATLHPHPQHPQPSATPTGQGQQGGPPQHGGPPNHPAASPVQHPQHPQAAAAAAAAAQALHLANQPQQQMYSALAPTPPSMTPGPNPQSPQASFPSAQQTVYIHPQQVQHGYNPNHMAHVQQMMLMATQGPPGGPQAPMAQTALNHIPVSSTTHFSYLAHPQVQAHHQQQL, from the exons GGGAAGACACAGTGGTAAAGGTCCTGCAGCG GTTATTTTCAATGGAGTTTATGCAAACATGAGGATGGTCCATGTCTTGACATCTGTTGTG GGCACCAGGTGTGAACTGAAGGTGAAAAATGGAACGGTCTATGAAGGAGTCTTCAAAACTTACGGTCCAGAG TGCGACCTGGTATTAGACGCAGCCCACAGAAAGAACCTAGAGCCGAGTGCGGGCCCCAGAAAAGAAGACATTGTAGAGAGCATCGTTTTCAAGGCTTCCGATGTCGTCGTCGTGTCCTTCAAAGACGTCGACCTTAACTTTGCCAGGAAAG TTTCCTCTGACACAG AGCCTAAAGGTGTATCCTTGCGTGTCTCAGATAACTTCACAGACACCGCAGTGAGCGGCAGAATCAATGGCGAGCACAAAGAGAAAGATCTGGAGCCCTGGGATGGTGGAGAGACCCACAATTCTGACAGCCTCGAGTCTCTGGATACTGATGTG tCAAATGGGTGGGACCCCAATGATATGTTCAAGTACAACGAGGAGAAGTATGGGGTTTTGTCAACTTATGACAGCAGCCTGTCCACATATAC GGTCCCACTAGAGCGTGATAACTCTGAGGAATTCCTGAAGAGGGAAGCTCGAGCTGCCCAGCTGGCTGAGGAAATAGAAGCCAGCTCCACATACAAGGCCCGCGTGGCGCTGGAGAACGACGAACGGTCCGAGGAGGAGAAGTTTACCGCCGTCGTCCGAGGGGAAAGAGAGATGCACACGTTGAGCAG GGAGAACAAGTACATTCCCCCAGGGCAGAGAAACAGGGAGGCAATGTCATGGGGGCCCGGACGGCAGAATTCGCCACGCCTGACTCCGAACTCAGCTGGACCTGCACCCCCTCGAGCGGGATTGCACGACTATAGTCTAAGCCCAGGCGCCGACCAGAGGGTGGTAAATGGAG GTTCATCCCATTGGCCCTCACCCTGTCCATCCCCTTCCTCCCGCTCCCTCCCTCGTTACCAGCCCGGCCCTTCCTCTTTGCCTCCTCGGGCAGCCACGCCCACCAGGCCACCCTCCAGACCCCCTTCTCGACCTTCCAGGCCTTTATCTCATTCATCCCACCCCTCCTATCCCTCTTCCTCGTCTCCCTTTCCCCACCATGGGCCGACATCGCCGGCCTCCACTCTGCCCAAACGCATGTCTTCAGAAG GTCCATCAAGGATGTCCCCCAAATCCCAAAGGACGCCCCGTGCTCACAGAGTGCCTCCCAGCAGGACCACAGGAATACCACCAGGAGTGGATCTAATATCCCACAATTCCCCAGGAGATCTCCCAGTGACTTCATCCAACAGAGGAAACTCCTCAGGAGGAACGTGGTCTTCTGTAGTTAGTGGAG CTCACAGACCGCGCTCCCCTCGTCAGAACAGCATGGTCGGAGCGTCCCCTTCCTCCGCATCCCCACAGACAGGAACAGCTCCTGTGGACACTTTTGCCACGCCGAGGTCCGCGTCCTCCCCGACTGCTGCTAGTTCTGCCCCCAGCATGGTTGCTGGAGATA TAAAAGAGAGTCGCGTCCAGGAGACGAGACAGACGTCCCCCAAAGCCAACAAAGACAACATGAAGGATAGTTCAACCAGTGTCAACAGACCAGTGTGTAAAG GTCCTCCCTCTTTCGCACCTGACCACAGAAAACAACTAGACAATTTAAAGAAATTTAGTGAAGATTTTAGG TTGCAGTCTAGTTCCAACTCAGACCCTGCCTCTGACAACATGATCACAAAGCCTTCAAGAGATCCCGCGGCCAAGCTTGCAGACTCCCCCTTGGACAAATCCTCCATAGTGAGCCCCGAAGACCATAGCGACTCCGCCCCGTCCACCGGCACCATCAATACGAGTAAGCCCGGCAGCCCCGCCGCGCTGTCCCCGTCTCCTTCAGGCCCAGATCAGAAGAGGGTTGGGCTGGATGTGACGTCGCAAGGGGTTCAGACAACGGCCATGTCCACATTTGGCGGGCCCAAGCATGAAGAAAAGGAGGACAAAAAGGAGGCGGTGCAAGA TCAAGTGAGGAAGTCAACCTTAAACCCCAACGCTAATGAGTTCAAGCCAAGGTTTAACACACAG CAGCCTAAACCAGCAAACACCCCAACACCACCCCGGCCCCAAGGTCAGCCAAGCCCCTCCATAGTGGTCCAGCAGCCCCCCACCGTCTACAGTCAGACAATGTGCTTCCCCCAGATGTATCCTCTCACACCAGTTAGTCCCGGCGTGCAG AAAAGCATAATATGGAAg TCTCCAGCAATGTACCAGGTCCAGATGCCTCACATGACTGTAAACCAGACCAAACCATACAGACCAGGTAAAG TACCCAACATGAACCAGCAGAGGACAGACCAGCATCACCCACCAGGCACACCCATCATGCACCCTGCTACAGCAGCAGGTCCACCAATCATCACGCAGAACCCCGCCTACTCTGCCCAGTACTTTACCTGCAGCCCGCAGCAGTTTGCCAGTCAGCCGCTGGTCCAGCAGATGCCGCACTACCAGTCACAG GCGCAGCATGTGTTCAGTCCCGTAATGCAAGGCAGTGCCCGCATGATGGCGCCGCACGCACACGGCCAACCCACCTTGGTGTCCTCCTCAACCACACAGTACCCAGAGCAGACACACACCATGTATG TGTCTTCTTGCCCCATGCCCCAGCAGTACACCCACCCCAGTGCCACGTTGCACCCTCACCCTCAGCACCCTCAGCCCTCTGCCACGCCCACAGGCCAAGGTCAGCAAGGGGGGCCGCCTCAGCATGGAGGTCCCCCCAACCACCCTGCCGCCAGCCCAGTCCAGCACCCGCAGCACCCTCAGGCGGCAGCAG CAGCAGCAGCTGCCGCCCAGGCCCTCCACCTCGCCAACCAGCCTCAGCAGCAGATGTACTCCGCTCTAGCCCCCACGCCTCCATCCATGACCCCGGGCCCCAACCCCCAGTCACCACAGGCGTCTTTCCCCTCTGCCCAGCAGACCGTCTACATCCACCCTCAGCAAGTGCAGCATGGCTATAATCCCAACCACATGGCTCATGTGCAGCAG
- the atxn2 gene encoding ataxin-2 isoform X8, protein MSMKAGGNRSKPGGGNAAGAGGSGGGRQNLGRGRHSGKGPAAVIFNGVYANMRMVHVLTSVVGTRCELKVKNGTVYEGVFKTYGPECDLVLDAAHRKNLEPSAGPRKEDIVESIVFKASDVVVVSFKDVDLNFARKVSSDTDNFTDTAVSGRINGEHKEKDLEPWDGGETHNSDSLESLDTDVSNGWDPNDMFKYNEEKYGVLSTYDSSLSTYTVPLERDNSEEFLKREARAAQLAEEIEASSTYKARVALENDERSEEEKFTAVVRGEREMHTLSRENKYIPPGQRNREAMSWGPGRQNSPRLTPNSAGPAPPRAGLHDYSLSPGADQRVVNGGSSHWPSPCPSPSSRSLPRYQPGPSSLPPRAATPTRPPSRPPSRPSRPLSHSSHPSYPSSSSPFPHHGPTSPASTLPKRMSSEGPSRMSPKSQRTPRAHRVPPSRTTGIPPGVDLISHNSPGDLPVTSSNRGNSSGGTWSSVVSGAHRPRSPRQNSMVGASPSSASPQTGTAPVDTFATPRSASSPTAASSAPSMVAGDIKESRVQETRQTSPKANKDNMKDSSTSVNRPVCKGPPSFAPDHRKQLDNLKKFSEDFRLQSSSNSDPASDNMITKPSRDPAAKLADSPLDKSSIVSPEDHSDSAPSTGTINTSKPGSPAALSPSPSGPDQKRVGLDVTSQGVQTTAMSTFGGPKHEEKEDKKEAVQDQVRKSTLNPNANEFKPRFNTQQPKPANTPTPPRPQGQPSPSIVVQQPPTVYSQTMCFPQMYPLTPVSPGVQKSIIWKSPAMYQVQMPHMTVNQTKPYRPGKVPNMNQQRTDQHHPPGTPIMHPATAAGPPIITQNPAYSAQYFTCSPQQFASQPLVQQMPHYQSQAQHVFSPVMQGSARMMAPHAHGQPTLVSSSTTQYPEQTHTMYVSSCPMPQQYTHPSATLHPHPQHPQPSATPTGQGQQGGPPQHGGPPNHPAASPVQHPQHPQAAAAAAAAAQALHLANQPQQQMYSALAPTPPSMTPGPNPQSPQASFPSAQQTVYIHPQQVQHGYNPNHMAHVQQAHMQSGMVPSHHPASAHPQMMLMATQGPPGGPQAPMAQTALNHIPVSSTTHFSYLAHPQVQAHHQQQL, encoded by the exons GGGAAGACACAGTGGTAAAGGTCCTGCAGCG GTTATTTTCAATGGAGTTTATGCAAACATGAGGATGGTCCATGTCTTGACATCTGTTGTG GGCACCAGGTGTGAACTGAAGGTGAAAAATGGAACGGTCTATGAAGGAGTCTTCAAAACTTACGGTCCAGAG TGCGACCTGGTATTAGACGCAGCCCACAGAAAGAACCTAGAGCCGAGTGCGGGCCCCAGAAAAGAAGACATTGTAGAGAGCATCGTTTTCAAGGCTTCCGATGTCGTCGTCGTGTCCTTCAAAGACGTCGACCTTAACTTTGCCAGGAAAG TTTCCTCTGACACAG ATAACTTCACAGACACCGCAGTGAGCGGCAGAATCAATGGCGAGCACAAAGAGAAAGATCTGGAGCCCTGGGATGGTGGAGAGACCCACAATTCTGACAGCCTCGAGTCTCTGGATACTGATGTG tCAAATGGGTGGGACCCCAATGATATGTTCAAGTACAACGAGGAGAAGTATGGGGTTTTGTCAACTTATGACAGCAGCCTGTCCACATATAC GGTCCCACTAGAGCGTGATAACTCTGAGGAATTCCTGAAGAGGGAAGCTCGAGCTGCCCAGCTGGCTGAGGAAATAGAAGCCAGCTCCACATACAAGGCCCGCGTGGCGCTGGAGAACGACGAACGGTCCGAGGAGGAGAAGTTTACCGCCGTCGTCCGAGGGGAAAGAGAGATGCACACGTTGAGCAG GGAGAACAAGTACATTCCCCCAGGGCAGAGAAACAGGGAGGCAATGTCATGGGGGCCCGGACGGCAGAATTCGCCACGCCTGACTCCGAACTCAGCTGGACCTGCACCCCCTCGAGCGGGATTGCACGACTATAGTCTAAGCCCAGGCGCCGACCAGAGGGTGGTAAATGGAG GTTCATCCCATTGGCCCTCACCCTGTCCATCCCCTTCCTCCCGCTCCCTCCCTCGTTACCAGCCCGGCCCTTCCTCTTTGCCTCCTCGGGCAGCCACGCCCACCAGGCCACCCTCCAGACCCCCTTCTCGACCTTCCAGGCCTTTATCTCATTCATCCCACCCCTCCTATCCCTCTTCCTCGTCTCCCTTTCCCCACCATGGGCCGACATCGCCGGCCTCCACTCTGCCCAAACGCATGTCTTCAGAAG GTCCATCAAGGATGTCCCCCAAATCCCAAAGGACGCCCCGTGCTCACAGAGTGCCTCCCAGCAGGACCACAGGAATACCACCAGGAGTGGATCTAATATCCCACAATTCCCCAGGAGATCTCCCAGTGACTTCATCCAACAGAGGAAACTCCTCAGGAGGAACGTGGTCTTCTGTAGTTAGTGGAG CTCACAGACCGCGCTCCCCTCGTCAGAACAGCATGGTCGGAGCGTCCCCTTCCTCCGCATCCCCACAGACAGGAACAGCTCCTGTGGACACTTTTGCCACGCCGAGGTCCGCGTCCTCCCCGACTGCTGCTAGTTCTGCCCCCAGCATGGTTGCTGGAGATA TAAAAGAGAGTCGCGTCCAGGAGACGAGACAGACGTCCCCCAAAGCCAACAAAGACAACATGAAGGATAGTTCAACCAGTGTCAACAGACCAGTGTGTAAAG GTCCTCCCTCTTTCGCACCTGACCACAGAAAACAACTAGACAATTTAAAGAAATTTAGTGAAGATTTTAGG TTGCAGTCTAGTTCCAACTCAGACCCTGCCTCTGACAACATGATCACAAAGCCTTCAAGAGATCCCGCGGCCAAGCTTGCAGACTCCCCCTTGGACAAATCCTCCATAGTGAGCCCCGAAGACCATAGCGACTCCGCCCCGTCCACCGGCACCATCAATACGAGTAAGCCCGGCAGCCCCGCCGCGCTGTCCCCGTCTCCTTCAGGCCCAGATCAGAAGAGGGTTGGGCTGGATGTGACGTCGCAAGGGGTTCAGACAACGGCCATGTCCACATTTGGCGGGCCCAAGCATGAAGAAAAGGAGGACAAAAAGGAGGCGGTGCAAGA TCAAGTGAGGAAGTCAACCTTAAACCCCAACGCTAATGAGTTCAAGCCAAGGTTTAACACACAG CAGCCTAAACCAGCAAACACCCCAACACCACCCCGGCCCCAAGGTCAGCCAAGCCCCTCCATAGTGGTCCAGCAGCCCCCCACCGTCTACAGTCAGACAATGTGCTTCCCCCAGATGTATCCTCTCACACCAGTTAGTCCCGGCGTGCAG AAAAGCATAATATGGAAg TCTCCAGCAATGTACCAGGTCCAGATGCCTCACATGACTGTAAACCAGACCAAACCATACAGACCAGGTAAAG TACCCAACATGAACCAGCAGAGGACAGACCAGCATCACCCACCAGGCACACCCATCATGCACCCTGCTACAGCAGCAGGTCCACCAATCATCACGCAGAACCCCGCCTACTCTGCCCAGTACTTTACCTGCAGCCCGCAGCAGTTTGCCAGTCAGCCGCTGGTCCAGCAGATGCCGCACTACCAGTCACAG GCGCAGCATGTGTTCAGTCCCGTAATGCAAGGCAGTGCCCGCATGATGGCGCCGCACGCACACGGCCAACCCACCTTGGTGTCCTCCTCAACCACACAGTACCCAGAGCAGACACACACCATGTATG TGTCTTCTTGCCCCATGCCCCAGCAGTACACCCACCCCAGTGCCACGTTGCACCCTCACCCTCAGCACCCTCAGCCCTCTGCCACGCCCACAGGCCAAGGTCAGCAAGGGGGGCCGCCTCAGCATGGAGGTCCCCCCAACCACCCTGCCGCCAGCCCAGTCCAGCACCCGCAGCACCCTCAGGCGGCAGCAG CAGCAGCAGCTGCCGCCCAGGCCCTCCACCTCGCCAACCAGCCTCAGCAGCAGATGTACTCCGCTCTAGCCCCCACGCCTCCATCCATGACCCCGGGCCCCAACCCCCAGTCACCACAGGCGTCTTTCCCCTCTGCCCAGCAGACCGTCTACATCCACCCTCAGCAAGTGCAGCATGGCTATAATCCCAACCACATGGCTCATGTGCAGCAG